Proteins encoded together in one Bacteroides zoogleoformans window:
- a CDS encoding NfeD family protein — MDILIIAILLIAAIIFFLAELFIVPGISIAGFLAGGCIVVANYYAFAQLGTTAGFITLGISGMACIGSLMGFMRSKTLERLSLKKDITSKVDRSAEERVKVGDVGVTTTRLALIGYAEINGDIVEVKSVDGFLNEKTPIVVNRITNGMLMVEKLPN, encoded by the coding sequence ATGGATATATTAATCATCGCAATATTGCTCATTGCAGCCATCATCTTTTTTTTAGCAGAGCTATTCATTGTTCCGGGCATCAGTATTGCCGGTTTTCTGGCGGGAGGATGCATTGTCGTTGCCAATTACTATGCCTTTGCACAATTGGGAACAACAGCAGGTTTCATAACATTGGGCATATCCGGCATGGCTTGCATCGGCTCATTAATGGGATTTATGCGTTCAAAAACATTGGAGAGACTTTCGCTAAAAAAAGACATCACATCCAAAGTAGACCGCAGTGCCGAAGAGCGGGTAAAGGTGGGCGATGTAGGCGTTACTACCACTCGTCTGGCCCTTATCGGTTATGCCGAAATTAACGGTGACATTGTAGAAGTTAAGTCCGTCGACGGTTTTCTGAACGAAAAGACTCCCATCGTTGTAAACCGTATTACAAACGGAATGCTTATGGTTGAAAAGTTGCCAAACTAA
- a CDS encoding ATP-binding protein, which yields MAQFTEEEKLLRRIEKRFSKGVVEYGLIEEEDKILIGLSGGKDSLALVELLAKRARVFKPRFSLVAAHVVMKNIPYQSDVTYLKKHVEAWGIPFVLYETGFDASTDTRKSPCFLCSWNRRKALFTVAKEQECNKIALGHHMDDILETLLMNVTYQGAFGTMPPRLVMKKFDMTIIRPMCLVHEADLIELAQARGYRKQVKSCPYESQSRRSTMKGILKQLEAMNPEARYSLWGSMTNVQEELLPQHKKL from the coding sequence ATGGCGCAATTTACCGAAGAAGAAAAGCTGCTGCGTCGCATTGAGAAGCGGTTCAGCAAAGGCGTGGTGGAGTATGGCTTGATTGAGGAGGAAGATAAGATACTCATCGGACTTTCCGGCGGTAAAGACTCTTTGGCATTGGTCGAACTTTTGGCCAAGCGTGCTCGAGTGTTCAAGCCGAGATTCTCTCTCGTTGCAGCTCATGTGGTGATGAAGAATATACCATATCAGAGTGATGTGACTTATCTGAAAAAACATGTCGAGGCATGGGGCATTCCCTTTGTCCTTTATGAAACGGGATTTGATGCTTCTACCGATACCCGTAAGTCCCCCTGTTTCCTTTGTTCTTGGAATCGGCGCAAAGCACTGTTCACAGTGGCCAAAGAACAGGAATGCAATAAAATAGCGTTAGGACATCACATGGATGACATCCTGGAAACGTTGTTGATGAATGTCACTTATCAAGGAGCGTTCGGCACAATGCCTCCCCGGCTTGTCATGAAGAAATTTGATATGACAATTATTCGTCCGATGTGTCTGGTTCATGAAGCAGATTTGATAGAACTGGCCCAGGCCAGAGGCTATCGCAAACAAGTGAAGAGTTGTCCTTACGAGTCGCAGTCCCGTCGTAGTACGATGAAAGGCATTCTGAAGCAATTGGAAGCGATGAACCCGGAGGCGCGCTATAGCCTGTGGGGCAGTATGACGAATGTGCAGGAGGAATTACTACCTCAACACAAAAAACTCTAA
- the floA gene encoding flotillin-like protein FloA (flotillin-like protein involved in membrane lipid rafts): MDPNTMYLTAFLIIGGIIFLVLFFHYVPFFLWLSAKVSGVNISLVQLFLMRIRNVPPYIIVPGMIEAHKAGLKNITRDELEAHYLAGGHVERVVHALVSASKANIELPFQMATAIDLAGRDVFEAVQMSVNPKVIDTPPVTAVAKDGIQLIAKARVTVRANIRQLVGGAGEDTILARVGEGIVSSIGSSENHKSVLENPDSISKLVLRKGLDAGTAFEILSIDIADIDIGKNIGATLQIDQANADKNIAQAKAEERRAMAVASEQEMKAKAQEARAKVIEAEAEVPKAMAEAFRSGNLGIMDYYRMKNIEADTSMRENIAKPASGNNNQPLSK; the protein is encoded by the coding sequence ATGGATCCAAACACGATGTATCTGACTGCCTTTCTTATCATAGGAGGCATCATCTTTCTGGTACTATTCTTCCATTACGTACCTTTCTTTTTATGGCTTTCCGCCAAGGTGTCGGGAGTCAACATTTCGTTAGTGCAGCTTTTTCTGATGCGTATTCGTAATGTTCCTCCTTATATCATTGTCCCGGGAATGATCGAAGCGCATAAAGCCGGTCTGAAAAACATCACTCGAGACGAACTGGAAGCGCATTACCTTGCCGGAGGACATGTAGAAAGAGTGGTACACGCATTGGTTTCCGCCTCGAAAGCCAACATCGAATTGCCGTTTCAAATGGCTACAGCCATTGACCTTGCGGGGCGCGACGTATTTGAAGCCGTACAGATGTCGGTGAACCCGAAAGTGATAGACACGCCTCCTGTAACCGCAGTGGCCAAAGACGGCATCCAGCTGATAGCCAAAGCACGTGTCACTGTACGCGCCAATATCCGCCAATTGGTAGGCGGAGCCGGAGAGGACACCATCTTGGCCCGTGTAGGCGAAGGTATCGTATCATCCATCGGCTCGTCCGAAAATCATAAAAGTGTATTAGAGAATCCCGATTCTATCTCCAAACTGGTATTACGCAAAGGGCTTGACGCCGGAACTGCTTTCGAGATTCTTTCTATTGATATAGCCGACATTGATATAGGCAAAAACATTGGTGCCACCCTGCAAATAGATCAAGCAAATGCAGATAAAAATATAGCCCAAGCCAAGGCAGAAGAACGCCGTGCCATGGCCGTGGCCAGCGAGCAAGAAATGAAAGCCAAAGCACAGGAAGCCCGTGCCAAAGTAATCGAAGCCGAAGCCGAAGTGCCTAAGGCCATGGCAGAAGCATTCCGCAGCGGCAATCTCGGCATCATGGATTATTATCGCATGAAGAACATTGAAGCCGACACTTCCATGCGTGAGAACATAGCCAAGCCCGCAAGTGGCAACAATAATCAACCGTTAAGTAAATAA
- a CDS encoding oxaloacetate decarboxylase yields MKKEIKFSLVYRDMWQSSGKYQPRVDQLERIAPLIVEMGCFARVETNGGAFEQVNLLYGENPNKAVRAFTRLFREAGIQTHMLDRGLNALRMYPVPADVRRLMYKVKHAQGVDITRIFCGLNETRNIIPSIKYALEAGMIPQATLCITYSPVHTVDYYARIADRLIEAGAPEICLKDMAGIGRPGMLGTLVKTIKEKHPDVLIQYHGHSGPGLSMASILEVCENGADVIDVAMEPMSWGKVHPDIISVQAMLKDLGFQVPDINMKAYMKARAMTQEFIDDFLGYFMDPTNKYMSSLLLKCGLPGGMMGSMMADLKGVHAGINMILRGKNEPELSIDELLVMLFDEVEYVWPKLGYPPLVTPFSQYVKNVALMNLMQLMKGEERWTMLDNHTWDMILGKSGRLPGALAPEIVELAKSKGYEFVDTDPQLNYPDALDEYRKEMDENGWEYGDDDEELFELAMHDRQYRDYKSGVAKKRFEDDLQRAKDAAMAKNGFSEEEIRKLKRAKADPIIASSKGQVLWEVSVEGPSSEPFIGRKYQHDEVFCYISTPWGEYEKVWTGFTGRVVEVCAKQGGVVNKGDVIAYIQRSDIFA; encoded by the coding sequence ATGAAAAAGGAAATCAAATTCAGTCTTGTTTACCGGGACATGTGGCAGTCTTCTGGTAAATACCAGCCCCGGGTGGACCAATTGGAGCGCATCGCTCCGTTGATTGTCGAAATGGGCTGTTTCGCGAGAGTCGAGACAAACGGAGGAGCTTTCGAGCAGGTCAATCTTCTCTATGGTGAGAATCCCAACAAAGCCGTCCGCGCTTTTACCCGTCTTTTCAGGGAAGCGGGCATTCAGACGCACATGCTCGATCGGGGTCTGAACGCGCTGCGCATGTATCCGGTTCCAGCAGACGTGCGTCGCTTGATGTATAAGGTGAAGCATGCGCAAGGTGTTGACATTACCCGCATCTTCTGCGGGCTCAACGAAACCCGGAATATCATTCCTTCCATCAAGTATGCGCTCGAGGCGGGAATGATACCGCAGGCCACGCTTTGCATCACCTATTCTCCCGTACATACCGTAGACTATTACGCCCGGATTGCCGACCGGCTCATCGAGGCTGGAGCGCCCGAGATTTGCCTGAAAGACATGGCCGGCATCGGCCGTCCCGGCATGCTGGGTACGCTGGTCAAGACCATCAAGGAGAAACATCCCGACGTGCTGATACAATATCACGGGCACAGCGGGCCGGGACTCTCCATGGCCTCCATTCTTGAGGTCTGCGAGAACGGAGCCGACGTCATAGACGTGGCCATGGAACCGATGTCGTGGGGAAAAGTCCACCCGGACATCATCTCCGTGCAGGCCATGCTGAAGGATTTGGGCTTCCAAGTGCCCGATATCAACATGAAAGCCTATATGAAAGCTCGTGCCATGACACAGGAGTTCATAGACGACTTCCTGGGCTATTTCATGGATCCTACCAACAAATACATGTCCTCGCTCTTGCTCAAGTGCGGCCTGCCCGGCGGCATGATGGGCTCCATGATGGCCGACCTGAAAGGGGTGCATGCCGGTATCAACATGATATTGCGGGGCAAGAACGAGCCCGAACTCAGCATCGACGAACTGCTCGTGATGCTGTTCGACGAGGTGGAATACGTATGGCCTAAGCTGGGCTATCCTCCGCTGGTGACGCCTTTCAGCCAATACGTCAAGAACGTGGCGCTGATGAACCTGATGCAACTGATGAAAGGAGAAGAGCGCTGGACGATGCTCGACAACCATACATGGGACATGATTCTGGGCAAGAGCGGGCGCCTGCCCGGCGCATTGGCCCCCGAAATCGTAGAGCTTGCCAAGTCCAAAGGCTACGAGTTCGTCGATACCGACCCGCAGCTGAACTATCCCGACGCTCTGGACGAATACCGGAAAGAGATGGACGAGAACGGCTGGGAGTATGGCGATGACGACGAAGAACTCTTCGAACTGGCCATGCACGACCGCCAATATCGCGATTACAAGTCGGGTGTTGCCAAGAAGCGTTTCGAAGACGACTTGCAGCGTGCCAAAGATGCCGCCATGGCCAAGAACGGCTTTTCGGAAGAGGAAATCAGGAAGTTGAAGCGTGCCAAGGCCGACCCCATTATAGCCTCCTCCAAGGGACAGGTACTTTGGGAAGTTTCCGTCGAAGGCCCTTCGTCCGAGCCGTTCATCGGCCGCAAGTACCAGCACGACGAAGTGTTCTGCTACATCTCCACGCCGTGGGGAGAGTATGAGAAGGTATGGACCGGCTTCACGGGACGCGTGGTAGAGGTGTGCGCCAAGCAAGGCGGTGTGGTCAACAAAGGTGACGTGATTGCTTACATTCAGCGCAGCGACATCTTCGCTTGA
- a CDS encoding nucleoside phosphorylase, with protein sequence MKKHFVSSELIINEEGSIFHLHVRPEWLADKVILVGDPGRVAVVASHFDNKECEVENREFRTVTGTYEGKRITVLSTGIGCDNIDIVINELDALANIDFHTRTEKPQLRRLEIVRIGTCGGLQPYTPVGTFVCSEKSIGFDGLLNFYAGRNSICDLPFERAFLNHMGWSGNMCAPAPYVIDADTELTDRIAQDDMVRGVTIAAGGFFGPQGRELRIPLADPHQNEKIEKFEYDGYRITNFEMESSALAGLSRLMGHKAVTVCMVIANRLIKEANTGYKNTIDTLIKTVLNRI encoded by the coding sequence ATGAAAAAACATTTTGTTTCTTCCGAATTAATAATCAATGAAGAAGGTTCAATCTTCCATTTGCATGTCAGACCGGAATGGCTTGCAGACAAAGTTATATTAGTAGGAGACCCCGGGCGAGTGGCAGTAGTGGCTTCGCATTTCGACAACAAGGAATGCGAAGTAGAAAACCGCGAGTTTAGAACCGTGACCGGTACTTATGAAGGGAAACGAATCACTGTACTTTCCACCGGCATCGGTTGTGACAACATCGACATTGTCATAAACGAATTGGACGCCCTTGCCAACATCGATTTCCATACGCGCACAGAGAAGCCTCAACTGCGCCGGCTGGAAATAGTGCGCATCGGCACTTGTGGCGGTCTGCAACCTTACACACCGGTAGGCACATTCGTTTGTTCCGAAAAGTCAATCGGGTTTGATGGTTTGCTGAACTTCTATGCCGGACGCAACTCTATCTGCGACCTGCCGTTCGAACGTGCCTTTCTGAATCACATGGGATGGTCGGGCAATATGTGTGCACCTGCTCCTTATGTCATTGACGCAGACACCGAACTGACAGACCGCATTGCACAAGACGACATGGTGCGCGGTGTAACCATTGCCGCCGGAGGATTCTTCGGACCGCAAGGACGCGAACTTCGTATTCCATTGGCTGATCCGCACCAAAACGAGAAGATTGAAAAATTTGAATACGATGGATATCGCATTACCAATTTTGAGATGGAAAGTTCCGCATTGGCTGGATTAAGTCGCCTGATGGGACACAAGGCCGTGACAGTATGCATGGTCATTGCCAATCGGTTGATAAAGGAAGCCAATACCGGATACAAGAACACTATCGACACGCTCATCAAAACCGTACTCAATCGTATTTAA
- a CDS encoding nucleotidyl transferase AbiEii/AbiGii toxin family protein, producing MEIRSPLDKRGTSEAGFGYQSYTGGNIFLAPHIRETFAFRGGTALHKLYIQPQVRYSEDIDLVQITPAPINPILKEIRERLVFLGTKRTVKQHIHNNTVIYRFESEFPPVIDLRLKKEINTRKDFSVLGLKQIPFQVTNSWLTEKCDLTCYELEELLGTKLQALYQRRKGSDLFALLGDEE from the coding sequence ATGGAAATCCGTAGCCCCTTGGACAAACGAGGCACAAGTGAAGCAGGATTTGGTTATCAGTCGTACACTGGTGGAAATATTTTCCTCGCCCCTCACATCAGGGAAACTTTTGCGTTTCGTGGCGGCACAGCTTTGCACAAACTCTACATACAACCACAGGTGCGCTATTCGGAAGACATTGACTTGGTACAGATAACCCCGGCTCCGATTAACCCGATATTGAAGGAAATACGTGAGCGGCTCGTATTCTTGGGAACGAAACGAACGGTCAAGCAGCATATCCACAACAATACGGTCATTTATCGCTTTGAATCGGAGTTTCCTCCGGTCATCGACCTACGGCTGAAAAAAGAAATCAACACTCGTAAGGATTTCAGTGTATTGGGACTGAAACAGATTCCTTTTCAAGTAACCAATTCATGGCTTACGGAAAAGTGTGATTTAACTTGCTATGAGTTGGAAGAACTGCTCGGAACAAAACTTCAGGCATTATATCAACGCCGTAAGGGAAGCGACCTCTTCGCTCTATTGGGCGATGAAGAATAA
- a CDS encoding tetratricopeptide repeat protein — MKKIYTLFFLFGFWGMTVSAQTLAEAKALYEENEYEKAKPAFKKLVRTQPANGNYNLWYGVCCLETGEAAEALNYLETAVKKRTPSGQLYLARAYNDLYRFEDAVETYETYISDLIKRKRPTQEAEKLLEKSRSNLRMLKGVEEVCFVDSFVIDKEKFLEAYKLSPESGKLFMYNSYFEDSDKQGGTVYETELGNKLYYSELQPDSTFSILSRNKLLDAWSNGNPLPESINEGVNASYPYVLTDGITIYYASDGFNSMGGYDIFVTRYNTNTDSYLTPENVGMPFNSPYNDYMYVIDEFNNLGWFASDRYQPTNKVCIYVFIPNISKQVYNYEAIEQNKMIALAQIHSIKDTWNNADAVTAARERLRKSVDDNARTLQQHESRFIIDDNDTYYRSDDFRSPQAKALYNQFILLEKSYKQQQEKLEKMRSEYANAGKKEKADMSAAILDLEQRVQQLSTELEQSIIKVRNTEKQFIK, encoded by the coding sequence ATGAAAAAGATATATACATTATTCTTTCTATTCGGATTTTGGGGCATGACAGTTTCGGCACAAACTTTGGCCGAAGCAAAAGCTCTATATGAGGAGAATGAATACGAAAAAGCCAAACCGGCATTTAAGAAACTTGTCAGGACACAACCGGCAAACGGTAACTACAATTTGTGGTATGGTGTGTGCTGCCTGGAAACCGGTGAAGCTGCCGAAGCTCTGAACTATCTGGAAACAGCTGTGAAGAAACGCACTCCAAGCGGACAGCTGTATTTAGCACGGGCATACAATGATTTATATCGTTTTGAAGATGCCGTTGAAACCTACGAGACCTATATTTCAGACTTGATTAAAAGGAAACGTCCCACACAAGAAGCCGAAAAGTTACTGGAAAAGAGCAGAAGCAACTTACGCATGCTGAAAGGAGTGGAGGAAGTCTGCTTTGTAGACAGTTTTGTGATAGACAAAGAAAAATTTCTGGAGGCATACAAGCTAAGCCCTGAATCAGGCAAACTTTTCATGTACAACAGTTATTTCGAAGACTCCGACAAACAAGGAGGAACCGTATATGAGACGGAGTTGGGTAACAAACTTTATTACAGCGAGTTGCAGCCGGACAGCACATTCAGCATACTTTCGCGCAACAAATTGCTGGATGCGTGGAGTAATGGCAATCCCCTGCCTGAAAGCATCAATGAAGGTGTAAATGCGAGTTATCCATACGTACTCACGGACGGAATAACCATCTATTATGCATCGGACGGCTTCAATTCGATGGGAGGCTATGACATCTTTGTGACACGATACAATACAAATACGGATTCTTACCTGACACCTGAAAATGTGGGTATGCCTTTCAACTCTCCCTACAATGATTACATGTACGTAATAGATGAGTTCAACAACCTTGGCTGGTTTGCCTCCGACAGATATCAACCGACAAATAAAGTTTGCATTTATGTGTTTATCCCTAACATTTCTAAACAAGTATACAATTATGAGGCCATTGAACAGAATAAAATGATTGCATTGGCGCAAATACACTCCATAAAAGACACATGGAACAACGCCGATGCCGTAACAGCTGCCCGGGAAAGACTGCGGAAGTCTGTCGATGATAATGCCCGAACACTCCAACAGCACGAGTCTCGTTTTATCATTGACGATAACGACACGTATTATCGATCGGACGATTTTCGCTCTCCGCAGGCTAAAGCCTTATACAACCAATTCATCTTATTAGAGAAAAGCTACAAGCAGCAACAGGAAAAGTTGGAAAAGATGCGTTCGGAATATGCTAATGCCGGAAAAAAAGAGAAAGCCGATATGTCTGCCGCCATCCTTGATTTGGAGCAACGGGTACAGCAATTGTCAACAGAATTGGAGCAATCTATCATTAAAGTAAGAAATACAGAAAAACAATTCATTAAATAA